The genomic DNA GCTATGACGCACTTATACGGTGTGATTGAGCCGGATAAGGTCATTGAAATTTACAATGCGCAGAACAGCGAACAGCTCGATCAGAAACGGTTCAAGGAGCTGCTTGGAGAGTTAACGAGCAGAGAACAGAATTATACGATGGAGGACGGCTTCATCGTCGACGGATATTTGTCTCTAGAGGATTCGCAAGGAGAGCTTAAAGAACTGCTGGCGCAAGTACAAGGCAAGCCTTATTTCATTCCGAAACGCGAAGAGCTGCTGAAATACGCCGATGAAGATTACTTCGAGATGACGCCGCAGCTGACGAAGCTGAGAGCATACATCATGAAGGAAATTTCCCGGGATGCGGAAATGATCGACTATCTTATCGACGATATACAGTTAGCCTGCACGATGCAAGCGACCTCGGGAGAGCTGATCCGTGAATTCGAGAGAAGAGGCCTGAAATTCCAAAGCATGGAGCAGGCGGATACGGTTATCGGTCTAATGAACGATGTGTACAACCATACAAGACTGTGGATCCATAGAGGTCATACTCCTTTTGAGATGAACCGGATTTCCGGAAATGTGGAGCTGAGAGCGGCACATCGCCAGCTAAGTCCATTGAACAAAAGCCAGGTGTCCGTCACCAAAATCGGCCGCAACGAACCATGCCCGTGCGGCAGCGGCTTCAAGTACAAAAAATGCTGCGGCAAATAAAATGAAATGCCAAAAATTTGACAACACTTGTAAAGACAGATACAGTAATAGTGAAAATGAATAGGAAGTCCACTAGGGGAGCCGGCAGCGGCTGAGACAAGATCGTAATCTTGGACCCTTTGAACCTGATCTAGTTCGTACTAGCGTAGGAAAGTGGAGTCGGAATCCGATGCCTGACACTTATTGCAGCTTGCTGCCCGTGTAAAGGTGGCGTTGAATGAGGCCGCTCCATTGATGGAGCGGCCTTTTTGGTATTTTTGCATGTGCGGCATCGTCCCTAACGGCTTCCTGATCATGTTCGCATTATATCCGGAGGTGGGGAACCATGAGTTTTACGCAGGAGCTTCGACAGAAGGCGGACGGTATCTTTCAGGCTATTTTTGAACACCCTTTTGTGAGAGGAATCGCTAACGGCGACTTGCGGAAGGAGCAGCTCATTCACTACGTCAAGCAGGATCATGAATATTTAACGGCGTATATGCGGATTTACGGCATTGCCATATCCAAATGCTCGAGCCGCGACGAGATCGAAATGTTTAATCAGCAAATCTCTTTCATTCTGAACAGTGAAGTTCATCCGCATCATAACTTCTGTGCGGTTGCCGGAGTCAGCTATGATGAAATGCAGGGTTATGCGCTCGCTCCGGGGGCACATCATTATATCCGCCACATGCTGAACGTGGCTCATGAAGGAAGCCTGGCTGAAATTATGGCAGTGCTGCTGCCGTGTCCGTGGACTTACCTGGAGATTGGCGAGAAGCTGATGAGAGAAGTGCAGCCGACCGAGGCCCATCCATTCTATGAATGGATCCATTTCTATGCGACGCGGACGAATACGACCGCTAAATTCTCCGAGCGTCTGGACAAGTGGGCGGAAATTACGACCGAGCTTGAACGCAAAAAAATGACCGAGCACTATCTATTGAGCTGCCAGCTCGAGTATATGTTCTGGGATATGGCCTATAACGTTCAGGATTGGCCGGTGTCCATGAATACGGCGGAATACGCATTATAAGTGAGGCGGATCATAATGAATACACTGGAAAACGATATAACAGCACTTCTTACAAAGGTTCAGAGAACCAAACCGCTTATTCATAATATGACCAACGTAGTAGTTACCAATTTTACAGCAAACGGGCTATATGCTCTTGGTGCATCTCCCGTCATGGCGTATGCGCCGGAGGAGGTGGCCGATATGGCGAAAATTGCCGGGGCGCTCGTGCTCAACATCGGCACGTTGACGAAGGAGCAGGTCGAGGCGATGATCATCGCCGGAAAATCGGCGAACGAGCATGGCGTACCGGTGCTGCTTGACCCGGTTGGGGCCGGGGCAACGGCGTTCCGCACGGCGTCGGCGCTGCGGATTCTCCGCGAGGTGAAGGTCTCCCTCGTGCGGGGAAATGCGGCGGAAATCGCCAACCTTATCGGCGAGTCGCGTGAAATCAAAGGCGTTGACGCCGGAGATGGCGCCGACAATGAGAACGCCGGACTTGGGCTGCGGGCTTCGCGGCAGCTGAATGCGATCGTAGCGATTACAGGCAAGGAGGATGTTATCTCGGACGGGAGCCTGTGCCGGGTCGTTAGCGGCGGGGATGCGCTGCTGACCCAGGTGACGGGAGCAGGCTGCCTGCTGACATCGGTGCTGGGCGCTTTTGCCGCGGTGGAGAAGGATTTGCTGCTGGCGGGTACGGCTGGGCTGGCCTTTTACGGCGCGGCTGCCTCCCGGGCGGCTGAGCGCACATCTGAAATCGGCCCGGGCAGTTTCCAAGCCGCTTTTCTCGATGAGTTGGCCAAACTTCACCCTCACTCCCTGAAGGGACATGCTGCGGTTCGAGAATTTCAGGCCTCCGCCACAGGGGAGGCGTTGATATGAACATAGCCAGAGCACTTACGGTTGCCGGTTCGGATAGCGGAGGCGGTGCGGGCATACAGGCCGATCTCAAGACATTCCAGGAGCTGGATGTCTTCGGCATGTCGGCCATTACGGCCATCACGGTGCAGAATACGCTGGGTGTTCAGGGCGTGTACCCGCTGCCGCCGCAAGCTGCTGCAGAGCAAATCGATGCCGTAAGCACCGATCTTGGCGTCGATGCCTTGAAGACGGGGATGCTGTTCAGCGCCGAGATCATTGAAGCGGTGGCTGGACGCATCAAGGAGCATGGCTGGCGCAATGTCGTCGTTGATCCGGTGATGATCGCCAAGGGCGGAGCAGATTTGCTGCTGCCGGAAGCCGTGCGAGCCTTGAAGGAGCAGCTGCTGCCGCTGGCGCTGATCGTCACGCCGAATATACCGGAAGCCGAGGCATTGTCCGGCATGACTATCCGCTCGATGGCGGATCGCCGTGAGGCAGCCAAGCGCATCTGCGCTTATGGCCCGGCAGTTGCCGTGATCAAGGGCGGACACGACGAGGATGGCGAGCAGGTGGTCGACCTGATCTATGACGGCACGTCTTGCACGGAGCTGAAGGGCCGGCGGATTCATACCGTTCATACGCACGGAACGGGCTGTACTTATTCCGCGGCGATAACAGCCGGACTGGCGAAGGGATTGCCGGTGCTCGAGGCGGTGCAGATGGCCCGCGATTATATCCAGGCTGCGATTGAGGACAGCCTGGAGCTGGGGCAGGGGCATGGCCCGACGAATCACTGGGCATTTCGCCGCAGAAAGGAGCAGGAGCGATGAGCGGCAGCAGCATCTCTCCTGAACAAATGCGCCGGTACTTGCAGATGTACCTGGTCATCGGCAGCGTGAACTGCCGGGAGGAGCCGCTGCGCGTCGTGGAGGAAGCGTTGAGCGGGGGCGCGACGATGGTCCAGTTCCGCGAGAAGGGCCCGGGCGCGCTGACCGGGGAGGCCAAGCTTGCGCTCGCTCTTGAGCTGCAAGCGGCCTGCCGCCGCGCCGGGGTGCCATTCATCGTCAACGATGACGTGGAGCTAGCCGCCCGGATTGGGGCGGACGGCATCCACGTCGGTCAGGACGATGAAGCCGCGGGAGCCGTTCGCGCACGGATCGGCAACCGCATCCTCGGCGTGTCCGCGCACACGGTGAAGGAGGCGCGGACAGCGCTTGTTCACGGCGCCGACTATATCGGCGTCGGCCCGGTCTACCCGACGATCTCCAAGGATGACGCGCGCCCGGTGCAGGGGACGGGAATGATCCAGGAGATGCGGGCGCAAGGGATCCAACTGCCGATCGTCGGTATTGGGGGCATTACCGCAGAGCGTGCCGCTGAGGTGGTACGAGCAGGCGCGGACGGCGTTGCTGTCATCTCCGCGGTTACGCAGGCGGCGAATGTGCGCGAAGCTGCCGGAGATCTGCTGGAGCAGGTCGCCCGGGCAGCCGGACGATAACAGAACGGCGCGGACTCTGAAGCATCAAAGCAGGCCGCAGATTCATCACTGGAATCTGCGGCCTTTTTGTCGTATAAAAAATTCAGTTATTTGGTCTCAGAAACAAAAACTGGAATTTTACGTCTAATTAAATACGAGTCATATTTTTCCGCTCACGCACATATAATGTATAAACAAATGCCCCTTTTTTCGGTACAAACTATGCCGCACCTTATAGGCTCTATAAAGACTAAAGAGATTGCGAGCAAGATGATAGGAAAGGAAGCGACCCGCCTGGAGCGATGCTTAAGGGGGATTGCTTCCCGAGCAGCTGCTTTATGAGTCTACTCCTGTTTCCGTTGCCTGTATTCCTCATTTCGTTTTCGTGTCCGCATGATCTGCAGCTTTAGCAGCTTCGGCATGAGCTTCAAGGCTCTTGACCTGCTGGCTTAAGAGGTGGATCGTATCGTCCATTTTGTCCAGCTTTTCGCCCATCGTTTGCAGTAAGTATTTGATCAGGATAAAGCTTAGAGTAACGGGAAAACCGACGTTCGTGACCAGCGTAACCATATCAGCAACCTGCATCATCGCTCCCTCCTTTCTTCTAAATGTCCTTTCACAATATAGAGAAAATAATCAGGGAGAATTACAACCAAGAATATAGAAATAAATGTTATAATTTCAATAAATAAGGTGATTTCTCAGTTGTTAATTTTCGAAGAATTTTTCCCTATAGGTAGAAGATGATTTTGAAAGGGGGAGGTAGCTTTGGAAGAACAACAAACCGTGTACGAGCAATATCGCAGAGAAGTGTATCGGATCGCCTGGCGGATTCAGTATCGAGCAAAGGTCGTGCGGAAGCGGGAGTGTTCATTTGGCGGAATGGAACCGGCCACAACCAGTTTCACCTCATCTTCTGATAACAAAATCGTCGTAAGACAGTTGATTAATGCCCTCCCGTCTGACACGGGCCGATCGATTATATTCAAGATCTATATTCAAGACAAAACCGAGCAGGAGGTTGCCCGTGAGTTGAACATGAGTCAGCAAGGGGTGAACAAATGGAAGCGAAAGATGATCAAAGAATTGTCCCGGATGGTGAGTTCCTGAACCTGTTGGATAAAGCAAGGCAGAATGATAAGGAATCCACCTTGAAGCTCATCGAGCTCTATAAAGGGGATATTCTGCGGGTAAGCAAGTATATTCACACGTCGGAGGAAGATGCCGTTTCGGATATTATACTAGAGTTTCTGGAATTGATTAAGGAGCGGAAGGAGTAGGCAAATCCCTGTGCTTTCAGGGGTTTGCCTCTTTTTTCTTTGTGCTGGAGTTATATTTTGTAAAAAATGTTGCAGCAGCGGTTGTAATCGCCGGGCCGGATGTTCCCTTATTATTGGGAACGGGATAACCGGATCATGAGGCAATTGACCGCTGGCCCGAAGACGGAGCCACAAGGCCATTCGACTGCTGGGCCGCCAGACCGCCAGACCGCAGGCATAACGGAGCTGCAAATTCCGCTTAGAGGCGCTGCAAACCGGGTCCCGCAGCCTCCTTCCGCCACTGGGAGGGCGTCACGCCTTTGTATTGCTTGAACAGCTTGGTGAAATAATTCGGGTTGCCGCAGCCGATCTGCCCGGCGATTTCCGTAATGGTGAGATCGCTGCCGCTCAGCAGCCTCATGGCCTCGTTGATCCGAATGAAGTTGACGTATTCAATCAGCGTGGAGCCGGTCGTTTTTTTGAATATTTTACAAAAATGATACGGGTTGAGATTCATCATCGCCGCTGCCTTGGATACGGTGATCGGCTCGGCATAGTGCTTATCGATATGGAGCAGCAGCTGTTTGAAGCGATCCGTGTTACGAGTATGGGCCAGATTCGCCCGCCCTTGCTGATCGCCGGGCATGAAGCGGCGGGAGAGCAGGGTGAACAGCATGTACAGCTGGCTTTTGACCATGAGCTCGTAACCGGGCTGCTTGCTTTTGAATTCGCGGATGATCTCTTCTAGAACATGCTTGAAGCGCAGATTCTCCTCGTCTTGATGACTTAGCTTGACAGGAAACAGCAGACCTCCGTCCAGATAGGGCGCAATATAGAGCGCGTGCTTCGGGTCGGGGGTTTTGCCATGCCGGAGCAGCGCCGCGTTAAACACGATGGCATAGTATTCCAGCGGCCCTTCGTCAGCGGCGTAACCTGCATGCAGAGCTCCAGAGGGGACAAGGATGATATCGCCGGGCAGTGCTTCATAGGGATTGCTGTCGATCAAGAAAACGGCCTTTCCCTCAACCACCAGCAGAATCTCGAAATGGTCATGCCAATGCAAATAGAACGAAGGGGTGCCCTTCTGCTGCTGTTCCTGGCGAAGGCGAAATATATTAAAGGGATAGGATGGATCGTTAAAATACGTATGCTCCCGCAATTCCTGGGGATGCGTCATGTCAGGCACAGCTCCTCTAGCGCAATATAGAACCCAAAAAGCACAAGATTGTATAGAGATATATTCAGGGAAGCGCTATACAATGGGCTTATGCTTCACAATATACTCAATATAGGAGTGGTTGGCAAATGCAAAACGGCAATCATTTGTTACGTATAGGCACGCTGGTGGGCGGACAGGATGCGGTACGGGTCATTCCGCAAATTTTGCCACATGGCTTCGAGTCATTCAGCCTCACCTTCTGGCAAACAACGGGCGGCATCGATTTGGCGGAGCTTGCCAAGCAGGTTCGGGAGATGATAGATGAGCACGGAGTAGTCATTTCCAGCATCGGGGTGTTCGGCAACCCGCTGACAGGAGAAGGGGATAATGCGGATACGCTGGCCAGCTGGGAGAGGGCGATCGATCATGCGCATCTGTTCGGAGCGGATATCGTCAGCGGTTTTACCGGGCGTCTGACGGACCGTCCGATCGATGAGTCGCTGCCTCGCTTCAAGGAAGTATTCGGGGAGCTGGCGAAGCGCGCAGCGGACCGGGGCGTGCGGATCGCATTCGAGAACTGCGATATGGGCGGCACCTGGTGGAAGGGAGATTGGAACATCGCTCATAACCCGCAGGCCTGGGAGATGATGTTCAACGAGGTTCCGGCCGACAATCTTGGCCTGGAATGGGAGCCCTGCCATCAGATGGTCAGTCTGATCGATCCGATTCCGCAGCTGCGGAAGTGGGTGGACAAAGTCTTCCATGTGCACGGCAAGGACGCAACGATCGCTTGGGATATCGTCAAGGAATACGGTATTCACGGACCGAAGGAATTTGTCTGGCACCGGACGCCGGGATTTGGCGACACGAACTGGACGGACATTATTACGATTTTACGTCAAGCCGGGTATAAGGGCACGATCGATATTGAGGGCTGGCATGATCCGGTCTATCAGGGCGAGCTGGAAATGACCGGCCAGGTGCATGCGCTGAATTACTTGAAGCAGTGCCGCGGCGGGGCTTTTGTGCCAAACCCGGTGTAGGGGAGAGCTGAGTGATCATCCAAGTTGGACTTAGCGACGTGGATGTCTGGCAAGGGCTTGAAATGGATTCCGAAGCATACAAGTTAAATCATAGGTGGTGTGAACAATGAGCAGGCAGCATCGGATCGTGGTCGCCGGGTGCGGCGGAATGTCGAACGTGTGGATCAAAGAGCTGCTGAAGCGGGACGATGCCCTCGTTGTCGGGCTGGTCGATGTGCATATTGGCCAGGCGGAGAAAGTCCGGGACGCCTATGGGCTGGCGTGCGGTGTTTATACCGGACTGACGGAGGCGATTGCCGATACAGGCGCGGATTTGGTCATCGACGTGACGATCCCGGACAGTCACTTCGAGATCAGCACGACGGCCATGAAGCAGGGCTGCCATGTCTTTGGCGAGAAGCCGATGGCCGCCACGATGGAGCAGGCCCGTAAAATTATTGAAACAGCGGATGCCACAGGCAGGTCAATGTCGGTCATGCAGAATCGCCGATACGACGCCAATATCCGCGCGCTGCGCGAGCTGATAACCTCCGGCACGATCGGCAGGCCCGGCATGATCAATGCGGACTTTTTTCTGGGGCCGCATTTCGGCGGGTTCCGTGATGTGATGGAGAGCCCGCTGATTCTGGATATGGCGATCCACACTTTTGACCAAGCCCGGTTTATCGCCGGCGCCGACCCGGTATCGGTCTACTGCCATGAGTTTAACCCTCCGGGCTCCTGGTACGCGGGCAATGCCTCGGCCGTCTGCATTTATGAAATGTCGGACGGCTCGGTGTTCAGCTACCGGGGCTCGTGGTGCGCGGAAGGCGCTCCGACGTCCTGGGAGGGTGACTGGCGGATCATCGGTGAGAAAGGGACGGCGATTTGGGACGGCGTCCAGGCGCCTTATGCGGAGGTCGTGAGCGCCGGCGAACAGGCGGAGCAGAAGTTCATGCGCGATACGGTGCGCGTGGAGGCGCCGCTGCGCTGGAATGGCAAGCCGGGGCATGAGGGCTGCCTGGATGAAATGTTCCTGGCTCTGAAGGAAGGCCGTCCGGCCGAGACCGATTGCCGTGATAACATCCACAGCATGGCCATGGTGCTCGGAGCGATCGAAAGCGCGAAGAGCGGACGGAAGGTTAGGCTGGGGTAACACAGTAAGCGGTTAGATGAAAAGGGTTGGAAGGAGGGGGAGCGGCATGCTCCCCCTTTATTTTTTTGCACAAGAATAAAGAAAAAACCGCCGAAAGCGGCGGCTCTGTTAATCGACGGGAATATCGATAACCACATTATATTCCTTCATGTAATGCATTCCTTTGATGCGCAGGTACTCCGGCTTGGCCTGCGAATCAAACAGCAGGGTGCGTTCCTTCAGGATCGTTCCATCCTCCAGCTTGGTTTCGATCTGGCCGACGGTCGTACGTAAAGAAATGGTCTTGCCCTGCGTTTCGATCGAGACGCCGTCAAGCAGGACATCCTCCTCGGTCGCGATCGTGATTTCCACACCTTGAGACGTGATGGTTACTTTTTTCACCCATAGCTCCTTGCCTTCCCATGTGAAGGGCTCTTCGCCAGCCGACGCGAGGGGCAGCCTTTGATCCAACTGCTGGTAACCGGCGAATTCTTTCATAACGAGCTCCAGGGATTTCAAGGGCTTGGGCAGCGGATTGTAGCGCAGGTCAAACTTTCTGCCTCCGATAGAAGATCCATGCCCGCTTCCGGTCCTCTCTACAGGCACTCCGTTGGCAATCAGCTCGATCCCGTCTAATGCTCCAGGGAGGCGGTCAAAGTTATCTACGTTTAACGAGCCTTCAATCATGGTCATCGTTGGCGTAGCGGTGATCGACTGGAAGTTTATCGTGCCTTTGTCTACTTGTGCCTTCTTGCCGATAGACTGCTTCACCTCGGTCTGCATCGCCTGGTTCGGATCATAGGCGAAGGAGAGGGTTTGGTCGATGAGCTGGTTGTTTTCCCCAAGTTCGAAATAATGCAGCGTCAGTTTTTTGGCAAAAGGGCTTACAGGCTCGAAGGTGATCGTTCCCTTCACCTCGGTCTGGCCCTCGTTGGGCTGCGATACGCCGCTTTCCAAATGGGAGTTCGTCAGAAAGCCGGTAATCCTGGACGGCTTGAACGGAG from Paenibacillus woosongensis includes the following:
- a CDS encoding Rho termination factor N-terminal domain-containing protein is translated as MEDYNEMLEQMNIQHAIIGEVTTSLPDILQDLTKVRLSSLASACNLPGRSKMKKQELIEALTAYMTDAEHLQSALLIVGGLEWQLFESLLRQPVLQNNLILIEHYWYLMNRGLVFTYFSEGQLYVVMPDEIREAYAKLDHAKFHQQRASVQLVHEYILAMTHLYGVIEPDKVIEIYNAQNSEQLDQKRFKELLGELTSREQNYTMEDGFIVDGYLSLEDSQGELKELLAQVQGKPYFIPKREELLKYADEDYFEMTPQLTKLRAYIMKEISRDAEMIDYLIDDIQLACTMQATSGELIREFERRGLKFQSMEQADTVIGLMNDVYNHTRLWIHRGHTPFEMNRISGNVELRAAHRQLSPLNKSQVSVTKIGRNEPCPCGSGFKYKKCCGK
- the tenA gene encoding thiaminase II, with the protein product MSFTQELRQKADGIFQAIFEHPFVRGIANGDLRKEQLIHYVKQDHEYLTAYMRIYGIAISKCSSRDEIEMFNQQISFILNSEVHPHHNFCAVAGVSYDEMQGYALAPGAHHYIRHMLNVAHEGSLAEIMAVLLPCPWTYLEIGEKLMREVQPTEAHPFYEWIHFYATRTNTTAKFSERLDKWAEITTELERKKMTEHYLLSCQLEYMFWDMAYNVQDWPVSMNTAEYAL
- the thiM gene encoding hydroxyethylthiazole kinase, which gives rise to MNTLENDITALLTKVQRTKPLIHNMTNVVVTNFTANGLYALGASPVMAYAPEEVADMAKIAGALVLNIGTLTKEQVEAMIIAGKSANEHGVPVLLDPVGAGATAFRTASALRILREVKVSLVRGNAAEIANLIGESREIKGVDAGDGADNENAGLGLRASRQLNAIVAITGKEDVISDGSLCRVVSGGDALLTQVTGAGCLLTSVLGAFAAVEKDLLLAGTAGLAFYGAAASRAAERTSEIGPGSFQAAFLDELAKLHPHSLKGHAAVREFQASATGEALI
- the thiD gene encoding bifunctional hydroxymethylpyrimidine kinase/phosphomethylpyrimidine kinase — its product is MNIARALTVAGSDSGGGAGIQADLKTFQELDVFGMSAITAITVQNTLGVQGVYPLPPQAAAEQIDAVSTDLGVDALKTGMLFSAEIIEAVAGRIKEHGWRNVVVDPVMIAKGGADLLLPEAVRALKEQLLPLALIVTPNIPEAEALSGMTIRSMADRREAAKRICAYGPAVAVIKGGHDEDGEQVVDLIYDGTSCTELKGRRIHTVHTHGTGCTYSAAITAGLAKGLPVLEAVQMARDYIQAAIEDSLELGQGHGPTNHWAFRRRKEQER
- the thiE gene encoding thiamine phosphate synthase; protein product: MSGSSISPEQMRRYLQMYLVIGSVNCREEPLRVVEEALSGGATMVQFREKGPGALTGEAKLALALELQAACRRAGVPFIVNDDVELAARIGADGIHVGQDDEAAGAVRARIGNRILGVSAHTVKEARTALVHGADYIGVGPVYPTISKDDARPVQGTGMIQEMRAQGIQLPIVGIGGITAERAAEVVRAGADGVAVISAVTQAANVREAAGDLLEQVARAAGR
- a CDS encoding DUF1492 domain-containing protein → MEEQQTVYEQYRREVYRIAWRIQYRAKVVRKRECSFGGMEPATTSFTSSSDNKIVVRQLINALPSDTGRSIIFKIYIQDKTEQEVARELNMSQQGVNKWKRKMIKELSRMVSS
- a CDS encoding AraC family transcriptional regulator — its product is MTHPQELREHTYFNDPSYPFNIFRLRQEQQQKGTPSFYLHWHDHFEILLVVEGKAVFLIDSNPYEALPGDIILVPSGALHAGYAADEGPLEYYAIVFNAALLRHGKTPDPKHALYIAPYLDGGLLFPVKLSHQDEENLRFKHVLEEIIREFKSKQPGYELMVKSQLYMLFTLLSRRFMPGDQQGRANLAHTRNTDRFKQLLLHIDKHYAEPITVSKAAAMMNLNPYHFCKIFKKTTGSTLIEYVNFIRINEAMRLLSGSDLTITEIAGQIGCGNPNYFTKLFKQYKGVTPSQWRKEAAGPGLQRL
- a CDS encoding sugar phosphate isomerase/epimerase family protein → MQNGNHLLRIGTLVGGQDAVRVIPQILPHGFESFSLTFWQTTGGIDLAELAKQVREMIDEHGVVISSIGVFGNPLTGEGDNADTLASWERAIDHAHLFGADIVSGFTGRLTDRPIDESLPRFKEVFGELAKRAADRGVRIAFENCDMGGTWWKGDWNIAHNPQAWEMMFNEVPADNLGLEWEPCHQMVSLIDPIPQLRKWVDKVFHVHGKDATIAWDIVKEYGIHGPKEFVWHRTPGFGDTNWTDIITILRQAGYKGTIDIEGWHDPVYQGELEMTGQVHALNYLKQCRGGAFVPNPV
- a CDS encoding Gfo/Idh/MocA family protein, whose protein sequence is MSRQHRIVVAGCGGMSNVWIKELLKRDDALVVGLVDVHIGQAEKVRDAYGLACGVYTGLTEAIADTGADLVIDVTIPDSHFEISTTAMKQGCHVFGEKPMAATMEQARKIIETADATGRSMSVMQNRRYDANIRALRELITSGTIGRPGMINADFFLGPHFGGFRDVMESPLILDMAIHTFDQARFIAGADPVSVYCHEFNPPGSWYAGNASAVCIYEMSDGSVFSYRGSWCAEGAPTSWEGDWRIIGEKGTAIWDGVQAPYAEVVSAGEQAEQKFMRDTVRVEAPLRWNGKPGHEGCLDEMFLALKEGRPAETDCRDNIHSMAMVLGAIESAKSGRKVRLG
- a CDS encoding DUF4179 domain-containing protein, with the protein product MDNIEKRLTEENRRLNTIAAPEELEARLRSALEGAAPARTKRISVVWRAAAAAILLIVIFGYNYNAFAFYGKKLLGFDELISSTLQELNDQGMGQLVDRKATLSDGTELTINGIMTDANQLILYYTLTNPRGIDDWSDPPFKPSRITGFLTNSHLESGVSQPNEGQTEVKGTITFEPVSPFAKKLTLHYFELGENNQLIDQTLSFAYDPNQAMQTEVKQSIGKKAQVDKGTINFQSITATPTMTMIEGSLNVDNFDRLPGALDGIELIANGVPVERTGSGHGSSIGGRKFDLRYNPLPKPLKSLELVMKEFAGYQQLDQRLPLASAGEEPFTWEGKELWVKKVTITSQGVEITIATEEDVLLDGVSIETQGKTISLRTTVGQIETKLEDGTILKERTLLFDSQAKPEYLRIKGMHYMKEYNVVIDIPVD